In Aegilops tauschii subsp. strangulata cultivar AL8/78 chromosome 3, Aet v6.0, whole genome shotgun sequence, one genomic interval encodes:
- the LOC109777323 gene encoding ethylene-responsive transcription factor ERF018-like has protein sequence MDGASSASGGEGSAEPHRSPPPPERRYKGVRLRKWGRWVSEIRMPNSRERIWLGSHQSAEKAARAFDAAAVCLRGSRAGSLNFPEFPPDVQHVPGIVPTPERIQAAATRHANRPYPIPAGRAMTVTTAMPSQEVTSTCNAIAVKSSPSAGNAAAYDDVLDWSFMDALPSMPASSAPGTNVPVMDDVMFGFSPMPPPPPPEEPDEDMIDDDGDDHAFISDLWRF, from the coding sequence ATGGATGGAGCCAGTAGTGCAAGCGGCGGCGAAGGCTCAGCAGAGCCGCATCGGTCACCGCCACCGCCAGAACGGCGGTACAAGGGCGTCCGGCTGCGGAAATGGGGCCGGTGGGTGTCGGAGATCCGCATGCCCAACAGTCGCGAGAGGATATGGCTCGGCTCCCACCAGTCCGCCGAGAAGGCGGCGCGTGCGTTCGACGCGGCAGCCGTCTGCCTCCGCGGCTCCCGCGCCGGGTCTCTCAACTTCCCAGAGTTCCCGCCCGACGTGCAGCACGTCCCTGGCATAGTGCCTACCCCCGAGCGTATCCAGGCGGCGGCCACGAGGCACGCGAACCGCCCATATCCGATTCCGGCGGGCCGGGCAATGACGGTCACCACTGCTATGCCATCGCAGGAAGTGACGAGCACGTGCAATGCCATAGCTGTAAAGTCATCGCCGTCCGCTGGCAATGCCGCTGCCTACGACGATGTGCTTGATTGGTCGTTCATGGATGCGTTGCCGTCGATGCCTGCGTCGTCGGCGCCGGGGACCAATGTTCCGGTTATGGATGATGTTATGTTCGGTTTCTCGCCGatgccgccaccgccaccgccagaAGAGCCGGACGAGGATATGATCGACGATGATGGTGATGACCATGCATTTATATCTGACCTCTGGAGGTTCTGA
- the LOC109777322 gene encoding rapid alkalinization factor gives MARIGVAVLALLVAAAAVACLPAPASAGEQDSMLLTRSATCDGAVGECGVDEDEEMGTGAYGTGEALRRSLARKPTARYISYAALRADQVPCNKRDKSYYTNCGSMQQANPYTRGCSAITRCARNMN, from the coding sequence ATGGCCCGGATCGGCGTCGCGGtgctcgcgctcctggtggccgCCGCGGCGGTGGCCTGCCTGCCGGCCCCGGCCTCCGCGGGCGAGCAGGACTCCATGCTGCTGACGCGCTCGGCGACCTGCGACGGGGCCGTCGGGGAGTGCGGCGtggacgaggacgaggagatggggACGGGCGCCTACGGCACCGGCGAGGCCCTGCGCCGGTCGCTGGCGCGGAAGCCGACGGCCAGGTACATCAGCTACGCCGCTCTGCGCGCCGACCAGGTCCCCTGCAACAAGCGCGACAAGTCCTACTACACCAACTGTGGCTCGATGCAGCAGGCCAACCCCTACACGCGCGGCTGCTCCGCCATCACGCGCTGCGCGCGCAACATGAACTGA